A DNA window from Hordeum vulgare subsp. vulgare chromosome 1H, MorexV3_pseudomolecules_assembly, whole genome shotgun sequence contains the following coding sequences:
- the LOC123402481 gene encoding putative FBD-associated F-box protein At5g22720, with product MAAAAAAAAATPGTHAAGRRLSARVAGRRALRGSSVCREQQRNLDDLISRLPDDLLGAVISLLPTKDGARTQILSRRWRPLWRSSAAPLNLSTDHRLCADIRELVAFVRKILSDHPGPTRRLSLRHLCPLVRFGVIEGWLRSESLANLQELEFAYAWSACACYPLPPSALPFAPTLRVAKFGSCRFPEFTAETPSPKFPHLKQLTMRLVRISEDSLHSMLSSCTVLESLSLDRNSGIARLCINSPTLRCFSFSAPWDKQDIITCQELLIQDVPCLERLLLHDSRNGPATIRIIRAPKMEILGLLSQGTPTFHPGTTLLQKMIHVSLTTKMHKMKILVLDTIGPNLDAVVDLLNCFPYLEKLYVILHPHEDMYYVRKYVPLDPVECLELRLKKVVLRNYDGNQRPVINFAKFFVLNAKVLKEMEIGVVNSCNNKWMCFQRKRLRVEHRASRDAQIELKRDTKKSFKCHGFSKADPFDMSSY from the exons atggcggcggcggcggcggcggcggcggcgaccccTGGAACGCACGCGGCCGGGAGACGCCTATCCGCCCGAGTCGCCGGCCGACGAGCGCTGCGGGGGAGTAGCGTCTGCCGGGAGCAGCAGAGGAACCTCGACGATCTCATCAGCCGCCTTCCCGACGACCTCCTCGGCGCcgtcatctccctcctccccaCCAAGGACGGCGCGCGCACGCAGATCCTCTCACGCCGGTGGCGTCCTCTGTGGCGCTCGTCCGCGGCGCCGCTCAATCTATCGACCGACCACCGGCTCTGCGCGGACATCCGCGAGCTCGTCGCCTTCGTCCGCAAGATCCTCTCCGACCATCCGGGCCCCACCCGCCGACTATCGCTCCGCCACCTCTGCCCTCTAGTCCGCTTTGGCGTAATCGAGGGCTGGCTCCGCTCCGAATCGCTCGCCAACCTGCAGGAGCTCGAGTTCGCGTACGCCTGGAGCGCATGCGCATGCTACCCGCTGCCGCCGTCCGCTCTCCCCTTCGCGCCGACGCTCCGCGTGGCCAAATTCGGAAGTTGTCGATTCCCTGAATTCACCGCAGAAACGCCGTCCCCAAAATTTCCGCACCTCAAGCAGCTCACCATGCGCCTCGTCAGGATCTCGGAGGACTCTCTCCACAGCATGCTCTCTAGCTGCACTGTCTTGGAAAGCCTTTCTCTCGACCGAAATAGCGGCATTGCTCGCCTCTGCATCAACTCCCCGACGCTTAGGTGCTTCAGCTTCTCTGCTCCCTGGGACAAACAAGATATAATCACTTGCCAAGAGCTGCTCATCCAGGACGTCCCCTGCCTTGAGAGATTACTACTGCATGATTCACGCAATGGTCCGGCGACCATCAGGATAATCAGGGCacctaaaatggagattttggggTTATTGTCTCAGGGCACACCTACATTCCACCCTGGAACCACACTTCTTCAG AAAATGATTCATGTCAGCCTGACAACCAAAATGCATAAAATGAAGATTTTGGTTCTTGACACTATTGGTCCTAATCTGGATGCAGTTGTTGATCTCCTCAATTGCTTCCCTTACCTGGAGAAGTTGTATGTTATT TTGCACCCACATGAGGATATGTATTATGTGCGGAAGTATGTCCCACTGGATCCAGTTGAATGCCTAGAACTCCGTCTCAAAAAAGTGGTATTGAGGAATTACGATGGTAACCAGAGGCCAGTTATTAACTTTGCAAAGTTCTTTGTTTTGAATGCAAAAGTGCTTAAGGAAATGGAAATTGGAGTTGTCAACTCCTGCAATAACAAATGGATGTGTTTTCAACGCAAACGGCTGCGAGTGGAGCATAGAGCTTCTCGAGATGCACAAATTGAACTAAAAAGGGATACAAAAAAGAGCTTCAAATGCCATGGTTTTTCTAAGGCTGATCCCTTTGACATGTCCTCGTATTGA